A DNA window from Gasterosteus aculeatus chromosome 16, fGasAcu3.hap1.1, whole genome shotgun sequence contains the following coding sequences:
- the LOC144388846 gene encoding uncharacterized protein LOC144388846 codes for MAITSRHNCPKGSLSNAASRACVNVISDTDDSRRVKMNTAPNNTLRDNLFMRRVADQQQTLDQYGHQSVRYDRQFKPSSSYTKHRTTAARGSRVLEFGRLNRPRSRPRPDPGPNSPRQSQANRLGVQSNERPRYNPYDNTRPHDKHGRQRSQTTADDWGRSGPAETRGQYTSVPRSGSLRKDELNRNGGYRQHKGPPMYGHPNPMNNAYKIPKANHGDREQRTTHDAHVFHCTGNQTNQSDPCMTRGPPIGGGTSRKREWKEPMASTSTVLSSESEEEGEDTSDKRGTIPVTSTGACVTTREAGSGSDSESSESSSSSSSSSSSSSSESSDSEDESEKAPALTAPASTAPAKKAPAPTAPAPKAPGPKAPAPKAPAPKAPAPKAPAPKAPGPRAPGSKAPGSKAPAKKATAKRANSL; via the exons ATACCGATGACAGTAGacgtgtaaagatgaacaccgccCCAAATAATACCCTGAGGGACAACCTGTTCATGAGGCGCGTCGCCGACCAACAACAGACACTGGATCAGTACGGCCATCAAAGTGTCCGATATGATCGGCAATTCAAGCCGTCGTCTTCATACACAAAACATCGTACAACCGCGGCAAGGGGCTCGCGTGTATTGGAATTCGGAAGACTCAATAGACCCAGGTCCAGGCCGAGGCCTGATCCGGGGCCCAATTCGCCTCGACAGAGTCAAGCAAACAGGCTCGGTGTCCAGAGTAATGAGCGACCTAGATATAATCCGTATGATAACACG CGGCcccatgacaaacatggacgtCAACGGAGTCAGACAACGGCAGACGACTGGGGTAGAAGTGGACCCGCCGAAACCAGGGGACAATACACGAGTGTGCCGAGATCTGGATCATTGCGCAAAGATGAACTGAATCGTAACGGTGGCTATAGGCAACACAAAGGTCCACCGATGTACGGCCATCCCAACCCTATGAATAATGCCTACAAGATACCTAAAGCCAATCATGGTGACAGAGAACAGCGGACAACACATGACGCACATGTATTCCACTGTACCGGTAATCAGACTAATCAGTCAGACCCTTGCATGACCAGGGGCCCGCCTATTGGCGGGGGCACTAGCAGGAAACGTGAATGGAAGGAGCCAATGGCATCAACATCCACAGTGTTATCCTCGGAATCTGAGGAAGAAGGTGAGGACACGTCAGATAAGAGAGGTACTATTCCTGTGACTTCTACGGGCGCATGTGTTACTACAAGGGAGGCGGGGTCCGGGTCAGACTCTGAATCAAGtgaatcatcatcgtcatcatcatcatcatcatccagttcatcctcagagtcCTCAGATTCAGaggatgaaagtgaaaaggcCCCCGCGCTGACGGCTCCCGCGTCGACGGCCCCTGCAAAGAAGGCCCCCGCGCCGACGGCTCCCGCACCGAAGGCTCCCGGGCCGAAGGCACCCGCGCCAAAGGCTCCCGCGCCAAAGGCTCCCGCGCCAAAAGCTCCCGCGCCAAAAGCTCCCGGGCCGAGGGCACCCGGGTCGAAGGCACCCGGGTCGAAGGCTCCTGCAAAGAAGGCCACTGCAAAAAGAGCAAAT TCGCTGTAA